One Streptomyces lincolnensis genomic region harbors:
- the fdhD gene encoding formate dehydrogenase accessory sulfurtransferase FdhD: MGRVTERRKVIRIRDGVVSSRPDTLVAEEPLEIRLNGKPLAITMRTPGDDFALAAGFLVSEGVLASASDLQNIVYCAGATADGSNTYNVVDVRTTPGVVIPDITLERNVYTTSSCGLCGKASLDAVRTTTRWPISDTPPVRVEPELLASLPDRLREGQRVFDRTGGLHAAALFSEAGELLDIREDVGRHNAVDKLVGRALQNGDLPLSRTILLVSGRASFELAQKAVMAGIPVLAAVSAPSSLAVDLAAETGLTLVGFLRGASMNVYAGENRIALRAAATQG; this comes from the coding sequence ATGGGACGAGTCACGGAACGACGCAAGGTGATCCGCATCCGCGACGGGGTGGTCTCCAGCCGCCCGGACACGCTCGTCGCCGAGGAGCCACTGGAGATCAGGCTCAACGGCAAACCCCTCGCCATCACCATGCGCACACCGGGCGACGACTTCGCGCTGGCCGCAGGCTTCCTGGTGAGCGAGGGTGTGCTGGCCTCCGCGAGCGACCTCCAGAACATCGTCTACTGCGCGGGCGCGACCGCGGACGGCTCGAACACGTACAACGTGGTGGACGTGCGCACGACACCCGGCGTGGTGATCCCCGACATCACCCTCGAACGGAACGTGTACACCACCTCCTCGTGCGGCCTGTGCGGCAAGGCGAGTCTCGACGCCGTGCGCACCACGACCCGCTGGCCCATCTCCGACACTCCCCCGGTCCGCGTCGAACCCGAGCTCCTCGCGAGCCTCCCCGACCGGCTGCGCGAGGGCCAGCGGGTCTTCGACCGGACCGGGGGCCTGCACGCGGCGGCCCTGTTCAGCGAGGCCGGCGAGCTGCTGGACATTCGGGAGGACGTGGGCCGGCACAACGCGGTCGACAAACTGGTCGGCCGCGCCCTCCAGAACGGCGACCTGCCACTGTCCCGCACGATCCTGCTGGTCTCCGGCCGGGCCTCCTTCGAGCTGGCGCAGAAGGCCGTCATGGCGGGCATCCCCGTCCTCGCGGCGGTCTCGGCGCCCTCCTCCCTCGCGGTGGACCTGGCCGCGGAGACCGGCCTGACACTGGTCGGCTTCCTGCGCGGCGCCTCCATGAACGTGTACGCGGGCGAGAACCGCATCGCCCTGCGGGCCGCGGCCACCCAGGGCTGA
- a CDS encoding 2Fe-2S iron-sulfur cluster-binding protein → MTVTPLGIPRRLLEFTLDGQEARVPEGSTILDACRAAGKDIPTLCEGDTLTPKNACRVCVVEVEGARTLVPACSRKAEPGMEVRTDTERARHSRKIVLELLASSVDLSTTPKVAAWIKEYEAKPDRFGPDAARLNEEPRVDNDLYVRDYDKCILCYKCVDACGDQWQNTFAISVVGRGFDARIAVEHDGPLTDSACVYCGNCIEVCPTGALSFKSEFDMRAAGTWDESAQTETTTVCAYCGVGCNLTLHVQDNEIVKVTSPHDNPVTHGNLCIKGRFGYQHVQNRG, encoded by the coding sequence ATGACCGTGACACCGCTGGGGATCCCGCGCCGGCTGCTGGAGTTCACCCTCGACGGGCAGGAGGCCCGGGTCCCGGAGGGCTCGACGATCCTCGACGCCTGCCGTGCGGCGGGCAAGGACATCCCGACCCTCTGCGAGGGCGACACCCTCACCCCCAAGAACGCCTGCCGGGTCTGTGTCGTCGAGGTCGAGGGGGCGCGCACCCTCGTCCCGGCCTGCTCCCGCAAGGCCGAGCCGGGCATGGAGGTGCGCACGGACACCGAGCGCGCCCGGCACAGCCGCAAGATCGTCCTCGAACTCCTCGCCTCCTCGGTCGACCTGTCGACCACCCCGAAGGTCGCCGCGTGGATCAAGGAGTACGAGGCGAAACCGGACCGCTTCGGCCCCGACGCGGCCCGCCTGAACGAGGAGCCCAGGGTCGACAACGACCTGTATGTGCGCGACTACGACAAGTGCATCCTCTGCTACAAGTGCGTGGACGCCTGCGGCGACCAGTGGCAGAACACCTTCGCGATCTCGGTCGTGGGCCGCGGCTTCGACGCCCGGATCGCGGTGGAGCACGACGGGCCGCTCACGGACTCGGCGTGCGTGTACTGCGGCAACTGCATCGAGGTGTGCCCCACGGGGGCCCTGTCCTTCAAGTCGGAGTTCGACATGCGGGCGGCGGGCACCTGGGACGAGTCGGCGCAGACCGAGACGACCACGGTGTGCGCGTACTGCGGAGTGGGCTGCAACCTGACCCTGCACGTGCAGGACAATGAGATCGTGAAGGTCACCTCGCCGCACGACAACCCGGTGACCCACGGCAACCTCTGCATCAAGGGCCGTTTCGGCTACCAGCACGTACAGAACCGGGGCTGA